GAAGTGCAGGTCGAGGCCTTGAAAGGGATCGACCTGACCGTCAACCCCGGCGAAATGGTGGCGATCATGGGCGCGTCCGGATCAGGGAAATCGACCATGCTGAATATCCTCGGCTGCCTGGACTATCCCAGCAGCGGCGCTTACTACCTGGACGGCATCCACGTCAACAAATTGGACCGCGATCAGCTGGCCGACATCCGCAACAAAAAAATAGGCTTCGTGTTTCAGGGCTTCAACCTCCTGGCCAGGACCAGCGCCTTTGAAAACGTCGAGCTGCCGCTGCTGTACACCCGCAACGCGCCGGACCAGGATATCGACCTGTTGACCAATCAGGCGCTGGAACGGGTGGGGTTGGCCGATCGCGCCCAGCATTTTCCCAACCAGCTCTCCGGCGGCCAGCAGCAGCGGGTGGCCATCGCCCGCGCCCTGGTCAACCAGCCGGCCATGGTGCTGGCCGACGAGCCCACCGGCAACCTCGACACGCGCACCAGCATCGAGATCATGGCCACCTTCCAGGAGCTGAATCGCCAGGGCATTACCATCATTTTAGTCACCCACGAACACGACATCGCCGCCTACTGCCGTCGCATCATCGAATTCCGCGACGGCTGGATCATCCGCGATCTGGCCGTGCCCCACCCCCATGACGCCGCCAAGGAC
Above is a window of Candidatus Aminicenantes bacterium DNA encoding:
- a CDS encoding ABC transporter ATP-binding protein; its protein translation is MSSSEAVIRTERVIKIYDSGEVQVEALKGIDLTVNPGEMVAIMGASGSGKSTMLNILGCLDYPSSGAYYLDGIHVNKLDRDQLADIRNKKIGFVFQGFNLLARTSAFENVELPLLYTRNAPDQDIDLLTNQALERVGLADRAQHFPNQLSGGQQQRVAIARALVNQPAMVLADEPTGNLDTRTSIEIMATFQELNRQGITIILVTHEHDIAAYCRRIIEFRDGWIIRDLAVPHPHDAAKDLETARTKTADGQGERP